The following proteins come from a genomic window of Falco cherrug isolate bFalChe1 chromosome Z, bFalChe1.pri, whole genome shotgun sequence:
- the PIGG gene encoding GPI ethanolamine phosphate transferase 2 isoform X5, translated as MRLRSGVFAASCLLVEALGVALFLRGFFPVAVRSLPRREARGDPPAEPAPPGPVVDRCQQYLLAVAKSLKHHLSRLCRVHFSVVLLHFPYPVQPSYPYSNGMVSNWTKIPPPLFKKVVLVLIDALRDDFVFGSKGKQFMPYTTQVVEKGTSYSFIAEAKPPTVTMPRIKALMTGSIPGFIDVIVNLNSPALLDDNLIWQAKTTGKRIIFYGDDTWVKLFPKHFVEHDGTTSFFVSDFTEVDDNVTRHLDRVLKREDWDLLILHYLGLDHIGHMTGPNSPLVGPKLREMDNILKKIHISLLSKEEASLPNLLVVCGDHGMSETGSHGGSSEGEVHTPLLFISSAFEKRSGPLTPPGLVQQTDLASTLAVGLGLPISRNSVGNLILPVVGGKTMREQLRFVHLNGFQLSRLLQENTPAYEKGSAAAFAQHSKSSEQPGRI; from the exons aTGCGGCTGCGGTCGGGTGTGTTCGCCGCTTCCTGCCTTCTGGTGGAGGCCCTGGGGGTCGCGCTGTTTCTCCGCGGCTTCTTCCCGGTGGCCGTCAGGTCCCTGCCCCGCAGGGAGGCCCGCGGGGACCCTCCCGCCGAAccggccccgcccggcccaG TTGTCGATCGCTGCCAGCAGTATCTGCTTGCGGTAGCAAAAAGCCTTAAGCATCACCTGTCACGTCTCTGTAGGGTGCACTTTTCTGTCGTTTTATTACACTTTCCCTATCCGGTACAGCCGTCATACCCATACTCTAATG gAATGGTTTCTAACTGGACCAAAATTCCACCACCGCTTTTCAAAAAAGTTGTCCTCGTGCTGATAGATGCTTTGAGAGATGACTTTGTGTTTGGATCCAAGGGTAAACAGTTCATGCCATATACTACACAAGTTGTTGAGAAAGGGACATCCTACAGTTTCATTGCTGAAGCGAAGCCACCCACTGTGACAATGCCTCGAATTAAG GCTTTGATGACGGGTAGCATACCTGGCTTCATCGATGTTATTGTGAACCTCAATTCTCCAGCCTTGTTGGATGACAATCTGATATGGCAGGcaaaaacaactggaaaaagaataattttttatggTGATGATACTTGGGTTAAATTGTTTCCAAAGCATTTTGTGGAACATGATGGAACAACATCCTTTTTTGTGTCAGACTTTACAGAG GTTGATGATAATGTTACCAGGCATTTGGATAGAGTGTTAAAGAGAGAAGACTGGGATCTCCTAATACTACATTACCTGGGGTTGGACCATATTGGACATATGACTGGGCCAAACAGCCCATTAGTGGGACCAAAACTTCGTGAAATGGATAACATACTGAAGAAGATTcatatttctcttctttcaaaG GAAGAAGCTTCTCTGCCCAATTTGCTAGTTGTTTGTGGGGATCATGGGATGTCTGAAACAGGTAGTCATGGTGGTTCTTCAGAAGGAGAAGTGCACACACCACTGCTGTTTAtcagctctgcttttgaaaagagaagtG GTCCTCTAACCCCGCCTGGACTTGTGCAACAAACTGATTTAGCTAGCACATTGGCAGTAGGTCTTGGTCTACCAATTTCAAGAAACAGTGTTGGGAACCTTATATTGCCAGTTGTGGGAGGCAAGACAATGAGAGAACAACTGCGTTTTGTGCACTTGAATGGGTTCCAGCTTAGCAGACTGCTGCAAGAGAATACACCTGCATATGAAAAAG gttctgctgctgcttttgctcagCATTCCAAAAGctctgagcagccaggcagaATTTGA